The DNA sequence TAGCGTGTAGGGCGATTACTTGCTTGGCTAGCTCTAGAACAGCCGAGGCGCCTTTCTCTGGGGCAGAGCCAGAATGAGCGGCGACGCCCTCTATTCTGATGTGAAAATCACCCACGCCTTTCCGTGCCGTCTTTAGTGCACCACTTACGGCCATGGCAGGCTCAAGAACTAGCACAGCGGTGCTCTTCTTAGCCTCTCGCTCAATTATGGGCCGCGAGACGGGGCTGCCGACTTCTTCATCAGACGTAAAGAGGGCGACTACTTTTTTCTGCAGTGGCCAACCTTGCCAGAAGAGATGAGAAAGGGCAAAGAGAGTGATTACTGCTCCCGCCTTCATGTCGTAAATACCTGGCCCAAAAGCTAGGTCACCTTGAACGCGAAAGGGCCGGCGGGCGATTTCGCCCTTGTCCCACACTGTATCGAGGTGGCAGAGGATGAGAATTTGCTGCTCTCCACTCCCCCATGTCGCGCGCAGTTGATTACCACTCCCCTCACTGTGCATGACTTCTGCCAACCCGCCCCGCTCTGTCACAACCCCCCTGAGCCACTCTACCAGGGCGTCACAGGCTTCCTTGTCGTGTGAGGGAGACTCGTATTCCACCATGGTTTTTAGCAACTCTAACATCTCGGGCAACTGCGACTTAATTTGCGAAAGCATAGCCATCATCCCTTCTACTTGATGTAGTACAAACTTCCCCTAATCTACACTCTAGGGGCGATAAAAATTGCCAACTCGAGTTTGTGAAGTAAGATTGCTAGGACGGGCAGGATATCGCTTCCCCACAGCGAATTTTTGCAACGATAGCATTACAGTCGAATTCGGGAAACGAGGGATTGTTTTTTGAAAGTCAGAATATTTATCGTCCTCATGGCCGTAGCATTCTTAGCTGGATACCTGACTCTCAAGCAGAAGCAAAGCCACGATACTAGAGCGGACATTGAGTTTGCGGCCGGTGTCGAGGCAACCGTTACAACGGTTATGCAGAGCAAAGAGGAAGTGAGCATCTGGAGGCACGGCGATAGACTGGCCTATGAGGCTAACGGTCGAGTAGGCCTAGTCGCGCCGAGGGGCAAAGGGCAGCGCATCTATACTGCCAGTCAAGGGCAATTTGTGAGCGGGTCTTTGTCCTATGTCATCACTCGCGATGGCGGCGGTATCTATGTGCACACTCGCCGCGGTTCTTTTCTCTTGCCTAATTC is a window from the Bacillota bacterium genome containing:
- a CDS encoding M20 family metallopeptidase, coding for MMAMLSQIKSQLPEMLELLKTMVEYESPSHDKEACDALVEWLRGVVTERGGLAEVMHSEGSGNQLRATWGSGEQQILILCHLDTVWDKGEIARRPFRVQGDLAFGPGIYDMKAGAVITLFALSHLFWQGWPLQKKVVALFTSDEEVGSPVSRPIIEREAKKSTAVLVLEPAMAVSGALKTARKGVGDFHIRIEGVAAHSGSAPEKGASAVLELAKQVIALHAMTDMAQGTTVNVGVVSGGTRANVVAALAEAHVDLRVSTMAEAERVIPQILGRVADTPGTTVTITGGLNRPPMDRSVGIAMLYAAAQSVATSLGITLSEGSAGGGSDGNFTAALGIPTLDGLGAVGDGAHALYEQVSIPHLAERTALLIGLLEQIGQ